From one Thalassobaculum sp. OXR-137 genomic stretch:
- a CDS encoding LysR family transcriptional regulator yields MDWDKLRVFHAVAEAGSFTHAGEALNLSQSAVSRQISALEESLKLPLFHRHARGLILTEQGEVLYQTARDVFAKLATTEALLSEGKDSPKGPLRLTTTVALGSNWLAPRLAGFLELYPEIGLTVILNDSELDLSMRQADVAIRLTPPRQPDLIQRHLKTIKFHLYASPDYLTKHGLPKTPADLAAHRLVIYGETSHPPFPNVNWLLDTAVGHRGRHVNVVRLNNYFAMYRAVQTGLGIAALPDYMAREDVGMIRVIPDLEGPQVPTYFVYPEELRHSKRIMVLRDFLIQEVAKSQF; encoded by the coding sequence ATGGACTGGGACAAGCTCAGGGTATTTCATGCCGTCGCCGAAGCGGGCAGCTTCACGCATGCCGGCGAGGCGCTGAATCTCAGCCAATCGGCGGTCAGCCGCCAGATCAGCGCGCTCGAGGAAAGCCTCAAGCTGCCGCTGTTCCACCGCCATGCCCGCGGGCTGATCCTGACCGAACAGGGCGAGGTGCTGTACCAGACCGCCCGCGACGTCTTCGCCAAGCTGGCCACCACCGAGGCCCTGCTGTCGGAGGGCAAGGACAGCCCCAAGGGGCCGCTGCGCCTGACCACCACGGTGGCGCTCGGCTCCAACTGGCTGGCGCCGCGTCTGGCCGGGTTCCTGGAGCTGTATCCGGAGATCGGGCTGACGGTCATCCTGAACGACAGCGAGCTCGACCTGTCGATGCGCCAGGCCGACGTGGCGATCCGCCTGACGCCGCCGCGCCAGCCCGACCTGATCCAGCGGCACCTGAAGACCATCAAGTTCCACCTCTACGCCTCGCCGGACTATCTGACGAAGCATGGGCTGCCGAAGACGCCGGCCGATCTGGCGGCGCATCGGTTGGTGATCTACGGCGAGACCTCGCATCCGCCGTTCCCGAACGTGAACTGGCTGCTGGACACCGCCGTCGGCCATCGCGGACGGCATGTGAACGTGGTCCGGCTGAACAATTATTTTGCAATGTACCGTGCGGTGCAAACCGGTCTCGGCATTGCAGCATTGCCCGACTACATGGCCCGCGAGGATGTCGGGATGATCCGGGTAATCCCGGACCTGGAAGGTCCCCAGGTGCCGACCTATTTCGTCTATCCCGAGGAACTGAGGCACTCCAAGCGCATCATGGTGTTGAGGGATTTCCTCATCCAGGAAGTTGCTAAGTCGCAATTCTGA